A stretch of Dromaius novaehollandiae isolate bDroNov1 chromosome 8, bDroNov1.hap1, whole genome shotgun sequence DNA encodes these proteins:
- the LOC112985814 gene encoding uncharacterized protein LOC112985814 isoform X1, whose product MTAASPPQRRRWAAAAAILGGAESAPPREPYWRGGGTDGAVGHIGEVTARDASAPQPTGWVRSREEVAATGPQCCFHRRRTKTRRSVLRQLCQGGHTLSYSRLPYWGGKHSIRSAALLRRSPGLSLRHGTRFRFRGGKRRFRRVTLVSPSAWPQRRRGEMGLRDNVVHAGEPEEEEEEEEELVDPLTTVREHCEQTEKCVKARERLELCDARVSSRSQTEEQCTEELFDFLHARDHCVAHKLFNQLK is encoded by the exons atGACCGCGGCGAGCCCCCCTCAGCGCCGCCGCtgggccgccgctgccgccatcTTGGGCGGGGCAGAGAGCGCGCCGCCGCGCGAGCCATATTGGCGAGGGGGAGGGACGGACGGCGCCGTCGGCCATATTGGGGAGGTCACGGCCAGGGACGCCTCTGCCCCACAGCCTACAGGATGGGTTAGGAGCAGAGAAGAGGTCGCGGCGACCGGGCCCCAGTGTTGCTTTCACCGAAGGAGAACAAAAACAAGACGTAGTGTCCTGCGGCAGCTATGTCAAGGAGGTCACACGCTCAGCTATAGTCGGCTGCCATATTGGGGAGGGAAGCACTCGATCCGAAGTGCGGCTCTCCTGAGAAGGTCACCGGGCCTGTCGCTGCGGCACGGAACACGTTTCCGTTTCCGGGGCGGGAAGCGGCGTTTCCGGCGTGTGACCCTTGTGAGTCCTTCTGCTTGGCCGCAGCGGAGACGCGGGGAGATGGGGTTGCGCGATAACGTTGTTCACGCTGGAGAACCGGAG gaggaggaggaggaggaagaggagctggtG GATCCTTTAACCACAGTTAGGGAGCACTGTGAGCAGACTGAGAAATGTGTGAAGGCGCGAGAACGTCTGGAGTTGTGTGATGCACGAGTGTCCTCTAGGTCCCAAACAGAAGAGCAGTGTACAGAGGAGCTGTTCGACTTCCTGCACGCCAGGGACCACTGT gTTGCTCACAAACTCTTTAATCAACTGAAGTGA
- the LOC112985814 gene encoding cytochrome b-c1 complex subunit 6, mitochondrial isoform X2: protein MPYCSGSVGIERWFRCDPCRPPFSLEEEEEEEEELVDPLTTVREHCEQTEKCVKARERLELCDARVSSRSQTEEQCTEELFDFLHARDHCVAHKLFNQLK, encoded by the exons ATGCCGTATTGCAGCGGCTCTGTGGGGATAGAACGTTGGTTTCGGTGTGACCCTTGCCGGCCCCCGTTCAGCCTGGAG gaggaggaggaggaggaagaggagctggtG GATCCTTTAACCACAGTTAGGGAGCACTGTGAGCAGACTGAGAAATGTGTGAAGGCGCGAGAACGTCTGGAGTTGTGTGATGCACGAGTGTCCTCTAGGTCCCAAACAGAAGAGCAGTGTACAGAGGAGCTGTTCGACTTCCTGCACGCCAGGGACCACTGT gTTGCTCACAAACTCTTTAATCAACTGAAGTGA
- the NSUN4 gene encoding 5-methylcytosine rRNA methyltransferase NSUN4 isoform X2 — MAALGGGGRAVTLLRRGLVLGPAPRRYRYKKKWAATAPRVPSTRLALQSFDMNYGLQLKEAWPSVRVSLLCEQKYGALVNSFADADRVAQELELLNAVDFISGAAQKAQRLQQDSAVEQAGRGSASREAPGERWAVKQAETPPLLSAPITSNIRCYTFPRGDITRFRPARPDTLGILNYYLMDAASLLPVLALNVQPDDFVLDLCAAPGGKTLAILQTGFCGHLAANDVSISRTKRLHQILNSYVPKQIRETVCVTSWDGRNWGELEGGTFHKVLVDVPCTTDRHSVMEEDNNIFNRRRSKERQMLPMLQLQLLVKSSLRSLKKRFLRKLLLWRWKCPCDA; from the exons atggcggcgctcggcggcggcgggcgggcggtgaCGCTGCTGCGGAGGGGCCTAGTGctgggcccggcgccgcgccgctaCCGCTACAAGAAGAAATGG gctgccaCCGCCCCCCGCGTCCCCTCCACTCGactggctctgcagagcttcGACATGAACTACGGCCTGCAGCTTAAGGAGGCCTGGCCTTCCGTCCGGGTGAGCCTTCTGTGCGAGCAGAAGTACGGCGCCCTCGTCAACAGCTTCGCCGATGCCGACCGGGTCGCCCAGGAGCTGGAGCTGTTGAATGCTGTGGATTTTATTTCTGGAGCTGCCCAAAAGGCACAACGTTTGCAGCAGGATTCAGCCGTGgaacaggcagggagaggaagtGCGTCCCGGGAAGCGCCTGGTGAGCGCTGGGCTGTGAAACAGGCAGAGACACCGCCACTGCTTTCTGCCCCCATCACCTCCAACATCAGGTGTTACACCTTCCCCAGAGGAGACATCACTCGCTTTCGTCCTGCACG GCCAGACACCCTGGGGATCCTCAACTATTATCTCATGGATGCAGCATCTCTTCTGCCAGTTTTGGCGCTTAATGTTCAACCTGATGACTTTGTCCTTGACCTCTGTGCAGCTCCGGGTGGCAAGACTCTGGCTATCCTGCAGACGGGCTTTTGTG GGCATCTGGCTGCCAATGATGTCTCCATTTCTCGCACAAAGAGGCTGCACCAGATTCTCAATAGCTATGTTCCCAAGCAAATCAGGGAAACGGTGTGTGTCACTTCATGGGACGGAAGGAACTGGGGGGAACTGGAAGGTGGAACTTTCCATAAG GTCCTTGTGGATGTGCCCTGCACGACTGACAGGCACTCTGTCATGGAGGAGGACAACAACATCTTCAACAGAAGGAGATCCAAGGAGCGTCAGATGTTACCAATGCTGCAATTGCAGCTGCTGGT AAAGAGCAGCCTGAGGTCCTTGAAGAAGAGGTTCTTAAGGAagctgctgctgtggaggtggaAATGTCCTTGTGATGCTTGA
- the NSUN4 gene encoding 5-methylcytosine rRNA methyltransferase NSUN4 isoform X1: protein MAALGGGGRAVTLLRRGLVLGPAPRRYRYKKKWAATAPRVPSTRLALQSFDMNYGLQLKEAWPSVRVSLLCEQKYGALVNSFADADRVAQELELLNAVDFISGAAQKAQRLQQDSAVEQAGRGSASREAPGERWAVKQAETPPLLSAPITSNIRCYTFPRGDITRFRPARPDTLGILNYYLMDAASLLPVLALNVQPDDFVLDLCAAPGGKTLAILQTGFCGHLAANDVSISRTKRLHQILNSYVPKQIRETVCVTSWDGRNWGELEGGTFHKVLVDVPCTTDRHSVMEEDNNIFNRRRSKERQMLPMLQLQLLVAGILATKPGGEVVYSTCSLSQLQNEYVIERAIEIAETEYDISTRVEDLSHFRALFQDTFSFSSDCRLGELVLPHLTANFGPMYFCKLHRV from the exons atggcggcgctcggcggcggcgggcgggcggtgaCGCTGCTGCGGAGGGGCCTAGTGctgggcccggcgccgcgccgctaCCGCTACAAGAAGAAATGG gctgccaCCGCCCCCCGCGTCCCCTCCACTCGactggctctgcagagcttcGACATGAACTACGGCCTGCAGCTTAAGGAGGCCTGGCCTTCCGTCCGGGTGAGCCTTCTGTGCGAGCAGAAGTACGGCGCCCTCGTCAACAGCTTCGCCGATGCCGACCGGGTCGCCCAGGAGCTGGAGCTGTTGAATGCTGTGGATTTTATTTCTGGAGCTGCCCAAAAGGCACAACGTTTGCAGCAGGATTCAGCCGTGgaacaggcagggagaggaagtGCGTCCCGGGAAGCGCCTGGTGAGCGCTGGGCTGTGAAACAGGCAGAGACACCGCCACTGCTTTCTGCCCCCATCACCTCCAACATCAGGTGTTACACCTTCCCCAGAGGAGACATCACTCGCTTTCGTCCTGCACG GCCAGACACCCTGGGGATCCTCAACTATTATCTCATGGATGCAGCATCTCTTCTGCCAGTTTTGGCGCTTAATGTTCAACCTGATGACTTTGTCCTTGACCTCTGTGCAGCTCCGGGTGGCAAGACTCTGGCTATCCTGCAGACGGGCTTTTGTG GGCATCTGGCTGCCAATGATGTCTCCATTTCTCGCACAAAGAGGCTGCACCAGATTCTCAATAGCTATGTTCCCAAGCAAATCAGGGAAACGGTGTGTGTCACTTCATGGGACGGAAGGAACTGGGGGGAACTGGAAGGTGGAACTTTCCATAAG GTCCTTGTGGATGTGCCCTGCACGACTGACAGGCACTCTGTCATGGAGGAGGACAACAACATCTTCAACAGAAGGAGATCCAAGGAGCGTCAGATGTTACCAATGCTGCAATTGCAGCTGCTGGT GGCTGGGATTCTTGCTACCAAGCCAGGAGGAGAAGTCGTGTATTCCACGTGTTCTCTCTCTCAGCTGCAGAATGAATATGTGATTGAGAGAGCGATAGAAATTGCAGAAACCGAGTATGACATCAGTACCCGTGTCGAGGACTTGAGCCACTTCCGGGCACTCTTCCAGGATAcgttttctttctcctcagactGCAGGCTGGGGGAGCTTGTTCTTCCTCACCTTACAGCCAACTTTGGACCTATGTATTTCTGCAAATTACATCGAGTGTAG